From a single Bacillota bacterium genomic region:
- a CDS encoding ABC transporter ATP-binding protein has protein sequence MIRVENLTKVYTLGKVQVHALRGATFHIAPGEFVAIMGPSGSGKSTLMNLLGCLDRPTSGSYRLAGREVSTLGTRELARVRNREIGFVFQSFNLLPRLTALGNVELPLVYAGVGVKERRARAKEVLEAVGVGERMSHRPIELSGGQQQRVAIARALVTSPKLILADEPTGNLDTKSSGEIMEILARFNQEGRTIVLVTHNPDIAAHTQRRLVFRDGQLVSDTKAGSADHAERAGGETA, from the coding sequence TTGATCCGGGTCGAGAACCTTACGAAGGTATACACCCTGGGCAAGGTGCAAGTGCATGCACTCCGCGGCGCAACCTTCCACATCGCCCCCGGGGAGTTCGTGGCAATCATGGGGCCGTCAGGATCCGGGAAATCGACACTGATGAACCTCCTGGGCTGCCTTGACCGGCCCACATCTGGGTCATACCGTCTTGCCGGACGCGAGGTGTCCACTCTGGGAACACGGGAACTGGCGAGGGTGCGCAACCGCGAGATCGGTTTCGTCTTTCAGTCCTTCAACCTCCTGCCCCGGCTCACCGCTCTCGGGAACGTGGAGCTCCCGCTGGTCTACGCGGGAGTCGGGGTCAAGGAAAGGAGAGCCAGGGCGAAGGAGGTTTTGGAGGCGGTGGGGGTCGGTGAGCGCATGTCACACCGTCCCATCGAGCTCTCTGGGGGGCAACAGCAGAGAGTCGCCATTGCCCGTGCCCTCGTCACCTCCCCCAAGCTGATCCTGGCTGACGAACCTACGGGCAACCTGGATACGAAGAGCAGCGGGGAGATCATGGAGATCCTGGCCAGGTTCAACCAGGAGGGACGCACCATAGTGCTGGTTACCCACAACCCAGACATCGCCGCCCACACCCAGAGGCGCCTTGTCTTCCGCGACGGGCAGCTTGTCAGCGATACCAAGGCGGGCAGCGCCGATCATGCCGAGCGCGCCGGAGGTGAAACCGCATGA
- a CDS encoding HlyD family efflux transporter periplasmic adaptor subunit, translating to AEKALADVRDALEKLTLRAPFDGTVLSVGAAVGEEIPAGSGQEPLIQLAASDQWSLLAYADEADITQIQIGQTVEIMFLAAEGRVFRGRVSGVGGTAKAGGDVASYPITIDLLDFASFFLPGMTADAEIITLRRSGVLVVPKSAVTVRRGAPSVQVPTEGEPTYRRVTTGAEAGGMVEIVEGLEEGDTILLPDNVRSVPQGSSTSPNNRQPQGFSPFQTTMPGFMRR from the coding sequence GCGGAGAAAGCTCTCGCCGACGTCAGGGACGCCCTGGAGAAGCTCACACTACGCGCCCCGTTTGACGGGACCGTGCTCTCCGTCGGCGCCGCGGTGGGCGAGGAAATACCAGCGGGCTCAGGGCAGGAACCTCTCATCCAGTTGGCTGCGAGCGACCAGTGGTCTTTGCTCGCCTACGCCGACGAAGCCGACATCACCCAGATACAGATCGGGCAGACCGTGGAGATCATGTTCCTGGCCGCCGAAGGCCGCGTCTTCCGCGGCAGAGTCTCCGGCGTAGGAGGGACCGCCAAAGCCGGCGGGGACGTGGCTTCCTACCCAATAACCATCGATCTTCTGGATTTCGCGAGCTTCTTCCTCCCTGGCATGACCGCGGACGCAGAGATCATCACCTTGCGCCGTTCGGGCGTCTTGGTAGTGCCCAAATCCGCAGTCACAGTAAGGAGGGGCGCTCCATCGGTACAGGTGCCAACTGAAGGTGAGCCGACCTACCGCCGGGTCACCACAGGGGCAGAAGCCGGAGGAATGGTGGAGATCGTTGAAGGGCTCGAAGAAGGAGACACCATACTGCTCCCGGACAACGTCAGGTCCGTTCCTCAGGGTTCCTCGACATCACCCAACAACCGCCAGCCCCAAGGGTTCTCTCCATTCCAGACGACGATGCCAGGGTTCATGAGGAGGTAA